A portion of the Hydractinia symbiolongicarpus strain clone_291-10 chromosome 10, HSymV2.1, whole genome shotgun sequence genome contains these proteins:
- the LOC130662554 gene encoding leucine-rich repeat and IQ domain-containing protein 3-like has protein sequence MSVDFGNPKLLPWQEYAENESNKFKKNNVILLEKDFLEAAQKEGLLHTLTEDDLISNGSTFSNKKPLYPGDAYLLLLSCKRLRDVCLIDICKKLTICNLSNNFLQDIKPIRWCVNLICLDIHSNQINHLPKHDFWRSLSKLTTLYMHDNGIYKLEELKYLSSSPTLYNLTLNDTPISIKKNYRHCVVNAIWTLKALDQCVVSDEEVIEDADFPFQFKSMHSRFFFNSSYLAAKQDQSYSKTLLLINQDMSTINSIQSRWCPVLVIQRYIRGFLVRLRYNYVMDARLWAAVSIQRFYRSFKGYPNPPPSTPITQQQQDSLIYQSLSSLKLDYETYLKLRRSRHKSFIPLKSDKSLQPEKKLPLLIEGEVINVRKHINIDLEKLQGKAAKILEKETSSHIGKVKPGKTKIQRLVLSSPVEREQLPKDVIQLAKTMGLLESISGLKKRSKIGKYYTQYEFLGEVKQTSEKNNDNADSGFRLSVQKPHTMKHDPLVELITRTVEGAEDIRKSVREIERQLKSAPALKKKLQKKKVNADQKLFLKTQGSMGLSYFQAVDKAYRDRRNAEVLVGRRNHVGHIRDVERNCRDRVRRHKKNYQADAVEGKLSERMKILKAVEDRRQANNVSFDQLTAKRTANHETRNTARENYKFALEFNCQNASVGKALANHDRISRKEETTEQKAKKVKEIKSIMAERKGLADDYMGGKKSAMQAETVAMKHKIRTVLAEKELNRKADLLKLLKSRTEKQERGLRTPALAIKELPPPSV, from the exons ATGTCTGTGGATTTTGGCAATCCAAAACTTTTACCTTGGCAAGAATATGCAGAAAATGAGtccaacaaatttaaaaaaaacaatgtgatATTACTGGAAAAGGATTTTTTAGAAGCTGCTCAAAAGGAAGGCCTACTTCACACTTTAACGGAGGACGATCTTATTTCTAATGGAAGCACCTTCTCTAACAAGAAGCCATTATACCCTGGTGATGCATATTTGCTTTTGTTGTCTTGCAAACGGCTTCGGGATGTCTGCTTAATTGATATTTGCAAAAAACTGACAATATGTAACTTGagcaataattttttgcaaGATATCAAACCAATTCGATGGTGTGTCAATTTGATCTGTTTGGATATACATTCTAATCAG atcAATCATTTACCCAAGCATGACTTCTGGCGTTCACTTTCCAAATTGACAACACTGTACATGCATGATAATGGAATATATAAACTTGAAGAGTTGAAATATCTATCCTCCTCGCCAACATTGTACAATCTAACACTAAATGATACACCAATCAGTATAAAAAAGAACTATCGACATTGTGTAGTGAACGCAATATGGACTTTGAAAGCACTAGATCAGTGCGTCGTGTCGGATGAAGAAGTCATAGAGGACGCAGATTTTCCTTTTCAGTTCAAATCTATGCATTCTCGATTCTTTTTTAATTCGTCTTACCTGGCAGCAAAACAG GATCAATCATATAGCAAAACTTTGCTTCTCATTAACCAAGACATGTCAACAATCAATTCTATTCAATCGAGATGGTGTCCTGTGTTGGTCATTCAGCGTTACATTCGGGGCTTTCTTGTCAGACTTCGATATAACTACGTTATGGATGCGCGCTTGTG GGCTGCTGTATCTATTCAAAGATTCTATCGAAGTTTTAAAGGCTACCCTAACCCTCCACCGTCCACGCCCatcacacaacaacaacaagacagTTTGATATATCAGAGCCTATCCTCTCTAAAGTTGGACTACGAAACATATCTCAAGTTGAGACGCTCCAGACATAAGAGCTTTATTCCGTTAAAATCAGATAAGTCACTTCAGCCTGAAAAGAAACTGCCACTCTTAATAGAAGGTGAAGTTATAAATGTGCGAAAACATATCAATATTGACCTTGAAAAGCTACAAGGAAAGGCCgccaaaatattagaaaaagaaACAAGCTCGCATATTGGTAAAGTTAAGCCTGGCAAGACGAAAATCCAGCGGTTGGTTCTATCTTCTCCAGTCGAAAGGGAGCAATTACCAAAGGATGTGATCCAATTAGCTAAGACAATGGGTCTGCTTGAATCTATAAGCGGTTTGAAAAAACGGTCTAAAATAGGTAAGTATTATACACAATACGAATTTCTTGGAGAAGTAAAGCAGACAAGTGAAAAGAATAATGACAATGCAGACAGTGGATTTCGTTTAAGCGTACAGAAGCCTCACACGATGAAGCACGACCCCTTAGTGGAGCTGATCACGCGCACCGTGGAAGGGGCCGAAGACATAAGAAAATCTGTCAGAGAAATAGAAAGGCAGTTGAAAAGTGCACCAGCACTAAAGAAAAAGTTACAAAAGAAGAAGGTGAATGCTGACCAGAAGCTGTTTCTTAAAACACAAGGCTCAATGGGACTGTCTTATTTTCAGGCAGTTGACAAAGCATACAGAGACCGGCGTAACGCAGAGGTTTTAGTGGGGCGAAGGAACCATGTGGGACATATACGGGACGTCGAACGTAATTGCAGGGATCGAGTGAGACGACACAAGAAGAATTATCAAGCTGACGCTGTGGAGGGAAAACTAAGCGAACGAATGAAAATACTCAAAGCTGTTGAAGATCGTAGACAAGCCAATAACGTATCTTTCGACCAGCTGACCGCGAAAAGAACAGCTAACCACGAGACGCGAAATACCGCTCGCGAAAATTATAAATTCGCGCTCGAGTTTAACTGTCAGAATGCTTCGGTTGGAAAAGCTTTGGCGAACCACGATCGGATAAGTCGCAAAGAAGAAACGACGGAACAGAAAGCGAAAAAAGTGAAAGAAATTAAAAGCATAATGGCGGAGAGAAAAGGGTTGGCGGATGATTATATGGGTGGTAAGAAGT